A genomic stretch from Apium graveolens cultivar Ventura unplaced genomic scaffold, ASM990537v1 ctg4413, whole genome shotgun sequence includes:
- the LOC141701807 gene encoding ninja-family protein AFP3-like, protein MRGKEAVVEEINEDIDLSLSLSLNGRFGVDPQRNRKLTGAPSHLINPHQRQEVQSLAPMDANMRSLHSSRSSTISYFQNQIIEDNLIHYSLPYFLGLLEPAAAHIFFPLYYYIYNPTVITIANSNEFEILTYTTISGRKINGYLSKYNQEETRILCACHGFSMTPAEFIKHAGGGDVAFLERHITVQPVGGDGEVVNPHY, encoded by the exons ATGAGAGGAAAGGAGGCTGTAGTTGAAGAAATCAATGAAGACATTGATTTAAGTCTGAGTCTTTCTTTGAATGGAAGATTTGGTGTGGATCCACAGAGAAATCGTAAACTAACTGGTGCACCTTCTCATTTGATCAATCCTCACCAAAGACAAGAGGTACAGTCATTGGCGCCTATGGATGCTAACATGAGGTCACTCCATTCCAGCCGCTCTTCAACAATTAGTTACTTCCAAAATCAAATCATTGAAG ATAACTTAATACATTATAGCCTACCATATTTCCTGGGTTTACTCGAGCCTGCTGCTGCGCATATTTTCTTTCCTTTATATTACTACATCTACAACCCAACTGTTATTACTATTGCAAATTCCAACGAGTTTGAAATTCTAACATATACTACCATCTCTGGCCGAAAGATAAATGGGTATCTGTCCAAGTACAACCAAGAGGAAACTCGTATCCTTTGTGCCTGTCATGGTTTTTCCATGACTCCAGCTGAGTTCATCAAACATGCAGGTGGTGGTGATGTTGCCTTTCTGGAGAGACACATCACAGTCCAGCCTGTTGGTGGTGATGGTGAAGTGGTCAATCCACATTATTAA